The following are encoded together in the Mesoplodon densirostris isolate mMesDen1 chromosome 2, mMesDen1 primary haplotype, whole genome shotgun sequence genome:
- the LOC132483485 gene encoding uncharacterized protein LOC132483485: MGFGFTPQAKPRSRKRLVPFGGRGADADGPERPWAPFGQPPRNSSDEGILSVKHTPQRSNQGLPEPPPAHSIPRAPVRGQSRAPGPGCWERTWVVAAGGPPRPLAGSAFPTGLGWHCPGPLTLFLGFLTPPGDPASVLGVPRLPLPRFVSITCAGGCLWATRLSCLTSDPGKGSASVRGGAGAWPVLGRGLGPGLGGARGRGLHRYTSEGASDPVCGFCGRLTPALESARPSPHWSGPSLCPQPPTFTGSVSPLTPGSLLCAGLAPSARLPGPPCLPGSRAATSPNPPTRLGRGSRRNGVRALQGLGKAMPWAPGSHGRQTHCQARTSQHHC, translated from the coding sequence ATGGGATTTGGGTTCACACCCCAGGCTAAGCCTCGAAGCAGGAAACGCCTGGTGCCGTTTGGGGGCAGAGGTGCTGATGCTGATGGACCAGAACGTCCTTGGGCTCCGTTTGGTCAGCCTCCGAGGAACAGCTCGGACGAGGGCATCCTCTCGGTGAAGCACACACCGCAACGGTCCAACCAGGGCCTGCCCGAGCCGCCCCCCGCCCACTCCATTCCCAGAGCCCCAGTGCGGGGGCAGAGCCGGGCTCCCGGGCCTGGCTGTTGGGAGAGAACATGGGTGGTGGCAGCCGGCGGGCCTCCGAGGCCACTTGCCGGAAGCGCCTTCCCGACAGGGCTCGGTTGGCACTGCCCCGGCCCCCTCACCCTCTTCCTCGGGTTTCTGACTCCACCTGGAGATCCTGCTTCTGTTCTCGGTGTTCCGAGGCTGCCTCTGCCCAGGTTTGTCTCCATCACGTGCGCTGGGGGATGTTTGTGGGCGACCAGGCTGAGCTGTCTCACCTCCGACCCTGGGAAGGGAAGCGCTTCTGTCCGTGGGGGAGCAGGAGCCTGGCCGGTCCTCGGCAGAGgcctgggccctgggctgggaggggcgCGGGGGCGTGGGCTCCACCGTTACACCTCCGAGGGAGCGTCTGACCCCGTGTGTGGGTTCTGTGGGCGCCTTACCCCTGCCCTGGAATCGGCCCGTCCATCTCCTCACTGGTCCGGCCCCAGCCTGTGCCCTCAGCCACCTACCTTCACAGGGAGCGTCTCTCCTTTGACCCCAGGTTCCCTGCTCTGTGCCGGCCTGGCTCCCTCTGCCCGCCTCCCGGGCCCTCCTTGTCTGCCGGGAAGCAGAGCCGCAACCTCGCCGAATCCACCCACACGGCTGGGCCGCGGCAGCAGGAGGAATGGTGTGCGTGCGCTCCAAGGGCTCGGGAAGGCGATGCCTTGGGCGCCCGGGAGTCACGGCCGCCAGACGCACTGTCAGGCCCGTACCTCTCAGCATCACTGTTGA